The following are encoded in a window of Staphylococcus piscifermentans genomic DNA:
- the sdhA gene encoding succinate dehydrogenase flavoprotein subunit: MAEKKVIVVGGGLAGMMTTIKIAEQGVHVDLFSVVPVKRSHSVCAQGGINGAVNTKGEGDSPWIHFDDTVYGGDFLANQPPVKAMADAAPKIIHLLDRMGVMFNRTPEGLLDFRRFGGTMHHRTAYAGATTGQQLVYALDEQVRKFEVDGLVTKYEGWEFLGLVKDHDGAARGIVAQNLTDAKIDSFRSDAVVMATGGPGIIFGKTTNSMINTGSAASIVYQQGAVYANGEFIQIHPTAIPGDDKLRLMSESARGEGGRIWTYKDGKPWYFLEEKYPDYGNLVPRDIATREIFDVCVNQKLGINGENMVYLDLSHKDPHELDVKLGGIIEIYEKFTGDDPRKVPMKIFPAVHYSMGGLYVDYDQHTTIKGLFAAGECDFSQHGGNRLGANSLLSAIYGGTVAGPNAVKYIDTVEQSYTELDDSLYQDRVDEEQKRFDELLNMKGTENAFKLHRELGEIMTKNVTVVRENKALLETDEKILELMRRYKDIDMEDTQTWSNQAVFFTRQLWNMLVLARVITIGAYNRNESRGAHYKPEFPNRNDEEWLKTTMAHYNGKYEAPTFTYEDVDISLIPPRKRDYSSKSHTAENKEEEEGSES, encoded by the coding sequence ATGGCAGAGAAAAAAGTTATTGTTGTCGGCGGCGGATTGGCCGGCATGATGACAACAATTAAAATAGCAGAACAAGGTGTACATGTTGATTTATTCTCAGTTGTACCCGTAAAACGTTCGCACTCTGTGTGCGCACAAGGGGGTATTAACGGGGCTGTTAATACAAAAGGTGAAGGAGACTCACCTTGGATTCACTTCGATGATACGGTTTATGGTGGCGACTTCTTAGCTAACCAACCACCAGTAAAAGCAATGGCTGATGCAGCACCAAAAATCATTCACTTGCTTGACCGTATGGGGGTAATGTTCAACAGAACACCTGAGGGCTTATTAGACTTCCGTCGTTTCGGTGGTACAATGCACCACAGAACAGCTTATGCTGGTGCGACAACAGGTCAACAATTAGTTTATGCACTAGATGAACAAGTTCGTAAATTTGAGGTTGATGGACTTGTAACTAAATATGAAGGATGGGAATTCTTAGGACTTGTTAAAGACCATGATGGTGCTGCTCGCGGTATCGTGGCTCAAAACTTAACAGATGCTAAAATTGATTCATTCCGTTCAGATGCAGTTGTTATGGCGACTGGTGGTCCTGGTATCATCTTCGGTAAAACAACAAACTCTATGATCAACACAGGTTCAGCAGCATCTATCGTTTACCAACAAGGTGCGGTATATGCAAACGGTGAATTTATCCAAATCCACCCAACTGCAATTCCTGGTGATGATAAATTACGTTTAATGAGTGAATCAGCGCGTGGTGAAGGTGGCCGTATTTGGACATATAAAGACGGTAAACCTTGGTATTTCTTAGAAGAAAAATATCCTGACTACGGTAACTTAGTTCCACGTGACATCGCAACACGTGAAATCTTCGATGTTTGTGTGAACCAAAAATTAGGTATCAATGGTGAAAACATGGTTTATCTTGACCTTTCACATAAAGATCCACATGAATTAGATGTTAAATTAGGCGGTATCATCGAAATTTATGAAAAATTCACTGGTGACGACCCACGTAAAGTACCAATGAAAATCTTCCCAGCCGTTCACTATTCAATGGGCGGATTGTATGTAGACTATGATCAACATACTACAATCAAAGGATTATTTGCAGCAGGAGAATGTGACTTCTCACAACATGGTGGTAACCGTTTAGGTGCGAACTCATTATTATCTGCAATTTACGGCGGTACTGTAGCGGGGCCTAACGCAGTTAAATACATTGATACAGTTGAACAATCTTACACAGAATTAGATGACAGCTTGTATCAAGACAGAGTTGACGAAGAACAAAAACGTTTCGACGAATTATTGAATATGAAAGGTACTGAAAATGCCTTCAAACTTCACCGTGAACTTGGTGAAATCATGACTAAAAACGTAACTGTAGTACGTGAAAATAAAGCATTGCTTGAGACTGACGAAAAAATTCTTGAGTTGATGAGACGTTACAAAGACATCGATATGGAAGATACACAAACTTGGAGTAACCAAGCAGTATTCTTCACTCGTCAATTATGGAATATGTTAGTGCTTGCACGTGTTATCACTATTGGTGCGTATAACCGTAACGAATCACGCGGTGCTCACTACAAACCAGAATTCCCTAATCGTAATGATGAAGAATGGTTGAAAACAACAATGGCGCATTACAATGGTAAATATGAAGCACCAACATTCACATATGAAGATGTTGATATCAGCTTAATTCCACCACGTAAACGTGACTACTCAAGTAAATCTCATACTGCAGAGAATAAGGAAGAAGAAGAAGGGAGCGAATCATAA
- a CDS encoding succinate dehydrogenase cytochrome b558 subunit: MGYTKNQFYLRRIHSLLGVIPIGAFLLVHLTVNHQATKGAGAFDKASQFMESLPFLLALEILLIYLPILYHALYGVHIAFTAKENVGHYSWFRNWMFMMQRITGVLAFIFIAIHFYQTKIEMWMGHKTLGFTMMHDLLSNPFWLVFYIILTVAVIFHFANGLWSFGVTWGFLQSPKSQRVFTWISLIVFIVVAYIGVSAILAFV; encoded by the coding sequence TTGGGTTATACTAAGAATCAATTCTACTTGCGACGTATTCACTCGTTACTAGGGGTTATTCCGATCGGAGCATTTTTACTTGTGCATTTGACGGTTAACCATCAGGCAACAAAAGGAGCTGGCGCATTCGACAAAGCATCTCAGTTCATGGAATCACTACCATTCTTGCTAGCACTTGAGATTTTACTTATTTACTTACCAATTTTATACCATGCATTATACGGTGTGCATATTGCTTTCACAGCTAAAGAAAATGTCGGGCATTATTCATGGTTCAGAAACTGGATGTTCATGATGCAACGTATTACAGGTGTTTTAGCATTTATCTTTATCGCTATCCACTTCTATCAAACTAAAATTGAAATGTGGATGGGTCATAAAACACTTGGCTTCACTATGATGCATGACTTATTAAGCAATCCATTTTGGTTGGTTTTCTATATTATTTTAACTGTTGCAGTTATTTTCCACTTCGCTAATGGTTTATGGTCATTCGGCGTAACTTGGGGATTCTTGCAATCACCGAAATCACAACGTGTATTCACATGGATTTCATTAATTGTATTCATCGTAGTCGCTTATATCGGCGTGAGTGCAATCTTAGCATTTGTTTAA
- the sdhB gene encoding succinate dehydrogenase iron-sulfur subunit: MAEEVKDQAVEQHHQQQQASNKQKTVTLIIKRQDTSDSQPYEEKFEIPYRENLNVIACLMEIRRNPINTKGEKVAPVTWDMNCLEEVCGACSMVINGHARQACSAIVDQLEQPIRLEPMKTFPIIRDLQVDRSRMFDNLKRMKAWIPIDGTYDLGPGPRMPEKKRQTAYELSKCMTCGVCLEVCPNVTKNNGFVGAQAISQVRLFNLHPTGSMTKDERLDALMGAGGLQECGNSQNCVNACPKGIPLTTSIAALNRETSFYMFKSFFGSDHQVN; encoded by the coding sequence ATGGCAGAAGAAGTAAAAGATCAAGCTGTTGAGCAACACCATCAACAACAGCAAGCTTCTAATAAACAAAAAACTGTAACTTTGATTATTAAACGACAAGATACAAGTGACTCTCAGCCATATGAAGAAAAATTCGAGATTCCTTATCGTGAAAACTTGAATGTTATTGCGTGCTTGATGGAAATCAGACGTAATCCAATCAATACTAAAGGCGAAAAAGTAGCGCCAGTAACTTGGGACATGAACTGTTTGGAAGAAGTTTGTGGTGCTTGTTCAATGGTTATCAACGGCCATGCACGTCAAGCATGTTCAGCAATCGTTGACCAATTAGAACAACCGATTCGCTTAGAACCAATGAAAACTTTCCCAATCATTCGTGACTTACAAGTTGACCGTTCTCGCATGTTCGACAACTTGAAACGTATGAAAGCTTGGATTCCAATCGATGGTACTTACGATTTAGGTCCAGGACCTCGTATGCCTGAGAAAAAACGTCAAACTGCTTATGAATTATCTAAATGTATGACTTGTGGTGTATGTTTAGAAGTTTGTCCTAACGTAACTAAAAATAATGGTTTCGTTGGTGCACAAGCAATTTCACAAGTACGTTTATTCAACCTACATCCAACTGGTTCAATGACAAAAGACGAACGTCTAGATGCATTAATGGGAGCAGGTGGATTACAAGAATGCGGTAACTCTCAAAACTGTGTAAATGCTTGTCCTAAAGGTATTCCTTTGACAACTTCAATCGCAGCATTAAACAGAGAAACTTCATTCTATATGTTTAAATCATTCTTTGGTTCAGATCACCAAGTGAACTAA